The following proteins come from a genomic window of Pirellula staleyi DSM 6068:
- a CDS encoding RNA methyltransferase yields MTLVPITSFDDPLVAPYHEMNRRNLAQHSGLFIVEGDKLVDRLITSSFAMHSLLAEPDMAERYATQVPAEVPIYVVDRATLQATIGFNFHRGILGCGYRREQPTVEQLLTTPPTVAQVTAGRAADIGNLILVLAEVQDPTNLGSILRSAAAFGCRGVVLGPRCADPFARRVIRVSMGSALTIPITVSSNLACDLESIAEKGYQLTATVLSDRAKKLGDLQLDVPRALLLGSEGNGLAPEWIAMCREHVTIPMAWGTDSLNVAIAAAVLLYHFSTSRLC; encoded by the coding sequence ATGACCTTGGTTCCGATCACCAGTTTCGATGACCCGCTCGTGGCACCTTATCACGAGATGAACCGCCGCAATTTAGCGCAGCATAGTGGGCTCTTTATTGTCGAAGGGGATAAGCTGGTCGATCGCTTGATCACTAGTTCATTTGCGATGCACTCGTTGCTGGCGGAGCCCGACATGGCGGAGCGTTATGCCACGCAGGTGCCCGCCGAAGTGCCCATCTACGTCGTGGATCGCGCTACACTACAAGCCACAATCGGTTTCAATTTTCATCGCGGCATTTTGGGTTGTGGCTATCGTCGCGAACAACCCACGGTCGAGCAACTTCTCACCACACCACCGACCGTCGCTCAAGTGACCGCTGGTCGCGCCGCAGATATTGGCAACTTGATATTGGTGCTTGCCGAAGTGCAGGACCCGACGAATCTAGGAAGCATTCTTCGCTCTGCAGCGGCGTTTGGATGTCGCGGTGTTGTGCTGGGGCCGCGCTGTGCCGATCCGTTTGCACGCCGCGTGATTCGGGTCTCGATGGGAAGTGCGCTCACGATTCCGATCACCGTCTCGAGCAATTTGGCGTGTGATCTGGAGTCCATCGCAGAGAAAGGCTATCAGCTAACAGCGACTGTACTGAGTGACCGCGCGAAGAAGCTTGGTGATCTCCAACTCGACGTACCGCGAGCACTTCTGCTGGGAAGTGAAGGGAATGGACTCGCACCGGAATGGATCGCGATGTGCCGAGAGCATGTCACGATTCCGATGGCCTGGGGGACCGACTCTTTGAATGTCGCCATCGCTGCCGCTGTACTGCTCTATCACTTCTCCACATCGCGACTGTGCTGA
- a CDS encoding multidrug efflux SMR transporter gives MGWLLLVIAGLLEIGFTTMMKLSHGFTHVWPTLGFLFFAILSFVVLNRALSAGIPLGTAYAVWTGIGACGTAVVGMIFFGDPISAARIILLCTLVGSVIGLKMVSAH, from the coding sequence ATGGGTTGGCTGCTGCTAGTGATTGCCGGTTTGTTGGAAATTGGTTTTACGACCATGATGAAACTCTCGCACGGTTTCACGCATGTTTGGCCGACGCTCGGATTCTTGTTCTTCGCGATCCTTAGTTTTGTGGTTCTCAATCGTGCCCTCTCGGCTGGCATTCCGCTGGGAACAGCCTACGCCGTGTGGACCGGCATCGGTGCCTGCGGAACCGCTGTGGTAGGAATGATTTTCTTCGGCGATCCAATTAGCGCCGCGCGAATCATTTTGCTTTGCACCTTGGTGGGAAGCGTGATCGGTCTCAAGATGGTGAGCGCTCACTAG